From Desulfovibrio sp., the proteins below share one genomic window:
- a CDS encoding glycosyltransferase family 39 protein, producing the protein MQPSESSSPLSKAALAIILACGAALRLYHLETPSLWWDEILVPLTASHSLSYIFDFCRSAEMHPPLFYIISKVTLAAGVSDFSLRFLPVVLGIISIYFFYRIVRVFSDEGTALIASAVLAVSGLHILLSREIRPYALQLMLVLWALWLLVRITQSGRWKDLALLAVVNATLFWLHYFTFHIVFAQGVILLLCLLARRPGFDLKRFIVFCLATVFTAWPVFYWFFLPSSGSRSIFSDTQYSRWTVFDLIVNYLGLAAFFFEPVWVRLVAAGLALAGFSILFVRNTWLALICLILVAAPLLNVFALGKAAYFSPWHVAYVTPFLAFFMATALAVAPWRRTIAVAIVICGTVFIFSKEYARYYEVDSYRHNVFVTLFKPVAKHLATALPGGGVTVCSNPGFANGVSWYLDQYVRPNPLRDQQIAPEQKNVTVRFISAFRDFGTLGGDEAAFLAKQGIPESTGDALNAKVYTYKYDHHPIARMTTLPFEGTIEAGLGFFSRIQSLTWLSP; encoded by the coding sequence ATGCAACCATCTGAAAGTTCCTCACCTCTCTCAAAAGCCGCTTTGGCGATCATTCTGGCCTGCGGTGCCGCACTTCGCCTGTACCACCTGGAAACGCCTTCCCTGTGGTGGGATGAGATTTTAGTCCCGCTTACTGCAAGCCACAGCCTGTCGTATATATTTGACTTCTGTCGTTCAGCGGAGATGCATCCTCCACTGTTTTATATCATCTCAAAAGTCACACTGGCTGCTGGTGTCAGCGATTTCTCCCTGCGGTTTCTTCCTGTTGTTCTAGGCATTATTTCCATCTACTTCTTCTATCGCATCGTGCGCGTCTTTTCAGACGAGGGGACGGCACTGATCGCATCTGCGGTGTTGGCCGTTAGCGGCCTTCACATCCTTCTCTCGCGCGAGATACGGCCGTACGCCTTGCAGTTGATGCTGGTCCTTTGGGCCCTGTGGCTTCTGGTGAGGATAACGCAATCAGGGCGCTGGAAAGACCTCGCGTTACTGGCTGTGGTCAACGCGACGCTTTTCTGGCTGCATTATTTCACCTTCCATATTGTATTCGCGCAGGGCGTTATTCTCCTTTTGTGTCTGCTTGCCCGCAGGCCGGGTTTTGATCTGAAACGTTTTATTGTGTTTTGTTTGGCGACCGTATTCACGGCTTGGCCTGTGTTCTACTGGTTTTTCCTGCCCAGTTCAGGATCGCGAAGCATCTTCTCGGATACCCAGTATTCGCGTTGGACAGTGTTTGATCTGATAGTGAACTACCTGGGTTTGGCCGCGTTTTTTTTCGAACCGGTCTGGGTAAGGCTGGTCGCAGCCGGACTCGCTCTGGCCGGTTTTTCGATCCTCTTTGTTCGTAACACGTGGCTTGCACTCATTTGTTTGATCCTTGTGGCAGCTCCCCTGTTGAACGTCTTTGCTCTTGGCAAGGCTGCCTACTTCTCTCCGTGGCATGTGGCTTACGTCACCCCGTTCCTGGCATTTTTCATGGCCACGGCCCTGGCCGTGGCGCCTTGGCGTAGAACCATCGCCGTAGCCATCGTTATTTGCGGAACGGTGTTCATCTTTTCCAAGGAGTATGCCCGCTACTACGAGGTCGACAGCTACCGGCACAACGTGTTCGTGACCCTGTTCAAGCCCGTGGCCAAGCACCTGGCCACAGCTCTCCCGGGCGGCGGGGTCACGGTCTGCTCCAACCCAGGATTTGCCAATGGTGTGAGCTGGTATCTCGACCAGTACGTCAGGCCGAATCCATTGCGTGACCAGCAGATTGCGCCTGAACAGAAAAACGTAACGGTGCGATTTATTTCCGCGTTCCGCGATTTCGGGACCTTGGGCGGTGACGAAGCGGCGTTCCTTGCCAAACAGGGCATTCCTGAATCGACCGGCGATGCTCTCAATGCAAAGGTCTACACCTACAAGTACGATCATCATCCCATCGCCCGTATGACCACACTGCCTTTTGAGGGAACGATCGAAGCGGGGTTGGGATTTTTCAGCCGAATCCAAAGTCTTACGTGGCTATCCCCTTAA